The following proteins come from a genomic window of Paenibacillus spongiae:
- a CDS encoding chromate transporter, whose protein sequence is MEKKDADLQHEPRSKAQSLLEVLTVSAKLGLTSFGGPIAHLGYFHNEYIRRRRWMDERSYADLVALCQLLPGPASSQVGIGIGVIRAGLLGGLTAWLGFTLPSVVALVLFAFLLQGFDIGGAGWIHGLKIVAVAIVAQAILGMGQKLTPDRSRATIAILVASATLLWQTAFSQVLFIAASGMIGMVLYRRTAVPEASRLSVPVSRRTAVLCLAVFFGLLILLPLLRNMVAVDWIAVFDSFYRSGSLVFGGGHVVLPLLEREVVPTGWVGEADFLAGYGAAQAVPGPLFTFAGYLGAMMGGVSGAVLATAAIFLPAFLLIVGALPFWNSWRRSAKVQGALAGINAAVVGILLAALYDPLWTTAILAPADFALVSILFAMLVFWKLPPWVIVITGAMGGTLIALV, encoded by the coding sequence GTGGAAAAGAAGGATGCCGACCTCCAACATGAGCCCCGGAGCAAAGCGCAGTCTCTTCTGGAGGTGTTGACGGTATCGGCAAAGCTCGGTCTTACCTCATTCGGAGGCCCAATCGCGCATCTGGGTTATTTTCATAACGAATACATACGCCGCCGCAGGTGGATGGACGAACGCAGCTATGCGGATCTGGTCGCATTATGCCAGCTGCTGCCCGGTCCTGCCAGCAGTCAGGTCGGCATCGGCATCGGCGTTATCCGCGCCGGACTGCTCGGCGGGCTGACGGCTTGGCTTGGTTTTACGCTGCCGTCGGTTGTGGCGCTGGTTCTGTTCGCTTTCTTGCTGCAGGGCTTCGATATAGGCGGCGCGGGATGGATTCACGGTCTTAAGATCGTCGCCGTGGCCATCGTCGCGCAGGCCATACTGGGCATGGGGCAGAAGCTGACTCCCGACCGCAGCAGGGCAACGATCGCAATCTTGGTTGCGTCCGCTACCCTGTTGTGGCAGACCGCCTTCAGCCAAGTCCTGTTTATTGCTGCTTCGGGCATGATCGGCATGGTGTTATATCGAAGAACAGCCGTGCCGGAAGCGTCCCGTTTATCGGTCCCTGTTAGCCGAAGGACTGCCGTGCTATGTTTGGCTGTCTTCTTCGGACTGCTCATTCTCTTGCCGCTGCTGCGGAACATGGTTGCTGTGGATTGGATAGCCGTATTCGACAGCTTTTATCGGTCGGGATCGCTTGTTTTTGGCGGAGGACACGTCGTCCTTCCGCTTCTCGAACGGGAAGTCGTGCCGACAGGGTGGGTCGGCGAGGCCGATTTCTTGGCCGGATACGGCGCGGCGCAAGCCGTACCCGGACCGCTGTTCACCTTCGCCGGGTACTTGGGCGCGATGATGGGCGGGGTTTCAGGAGCTGTACTAGCCACGGCGGCTATTTTTCTGCCAGCGTTTCTTCTGATCGTGGGGGCGCTGCCGTTCTGGAATTCATGGCGGAGAAGCGCAAAGGTTCAGGGAGCATTGGCCGGGATCAACGCGGCGGTTGTCGGCATCCTGCTGGCGGCACTGTACGACCCTCTCTGGACGACGGCGATTCTGGCTCCTGCCGATTTTGCCTTGGTCTCGATTCTGTTCGCGATGCTCGTCTTTTGGAAGCTTCCGCCGTGGGTTATCGTGATCACAGGAGCGATGGGCGGAACGTTGATTGCGCTCGTCTAA
- a CDS encoding ATP-binding cassette domain-containing protein, producing the protein MPRAVSFTDILLRTNGLTKHYPVNGGLLATAQQKVHALDKVNLTLYKREIVGVVGESGCGKSTLAKVLLRLIEPTEGTIHFDGREITGLNRKQMRDVRREMQFVDLAAGSIRAARSPWNGANRRCQSLERRRTDTPSLVIWRNKSGSE; encoded by the coding sequence ATGCCCAGAGCGGTCTCCTTCACGGACATCCTGTTAAGAACGAACGGCCTTACGAAGCATTACCCGGTAAACGGCGGCCTGCTTGCCACGGCGCAGCAGAAGGTGCACGCGCTGGATAAGGTCAACCTTACGCTATACAAACGCGAAATCGTCGGCGTCGTCGGCGAGAGCGGCTGCGGCAAATCGACGCTCGCCAAGGTTCTGCTGCGGCTGATCGAGCCGACGGAAGGCACGATCCATTTTGACGGGCGGGAAATTACGGGGCTGAACCGCAAACAGATGCGTGACGTGCGCCGGGAGATGCAGTTCGTGGATTTGGCTGCCGGTTCCATACGCGCTGCCCGTTCGCCGTGGAACGGTGCAAATCGGAGATGCCAGAGCTTAGAACGTCGGAGGACGGACACGCCGTCGCTTGTCATCTGGCGGAATAAGAGCGGATCCGAATAA
- a CDS encoding copper amine oxidase N-terminal domain-containing protein, with protein MKKKWIVTISAASMMLGAGTGAFAGSNLQEIKAYFDKSLKMTVNGKAFQPTNDKGVPTLPIVYNGTTYLPVRAVSGALGVAVDYDTKTKTVSIGEKTEGTPIADGFEDMYRTKDPQMTTFNGKDYKDVYFNNATGNRSGSFMLYPKGKYQKLYLQVAAIGEDVEELVIKDSDKDIILKQESVTVADGLKTIVVDIGGVSELYIYGDLKGQGKLFVPLTTSYYK; from the coding sequence GTGAAGAAGAAGTGGATCGTAACGATCTCGGCGGCCAGCATGATGCTTGGTGCCGGGACCGGAGCCTTCGCGGGCTCGAACTTGCAGGAAATCAAGGCTTATTTCGATAAGAGCCTGAAGATGACGGTGAACGGCAAGGCGTTCCAGCCAACCAATGACAAGGGAGTGCCGACGCTGCCAATCGTATATAACGGGACGACGTATTTGCCTGTGAGAGCCGTCTCCGGCGCACTGGGCGTGGCGGTCGATTACGATACGAAGACCAAGACGGTGTCCATCGGCGAGAAAACCGAAGGAACGCCGATCGCGGACGGCTTCGAGGATATGTATCGGACGAAAGATCCGCAGATGACGACGTTCAACGGCAAAGACTATAAAGACGTGTACTTCAATAATGCCACCGGCAACCGCAGCGGTTCCTTCATGCTGTACCCGAAAGGCAAATACCAGAAGCTGTATCTGCAAGTGGCGGCGATCGGGGAAGATGTCGAGGAGCTCGTCATTAAGGACAGTGACAAGGACATCATCCTGAAGCAGGAATCCGTGACGGTCGCCGACGGCCTGAAGACGATTGTCGTCGATATCGGAGGCGTGAGCGAGCTATACATCTACGGCGATTTGAAAGGCCAGGGTAAACTGTTCGTGCCGTTAACGACATCATACTATAAGTAA
- the hflX gene encoding GTPase HflX codes for MEQPNNKAVIVGVNLQDRPDFAYSMEELRNLADACGIEVSGELSQKAAKINSSHYLGTGKIGELSALVEGVDASTVIFNDELSPSQIRNLESALQKKVIDRTILILDIFAERARTREAQLQVEIAQLQYMLPRLVGLRESLGRQGGGSGMKNKGTGETKLELDRRRIEERISALQTELEKLVGQRQVQRRQRQKTGVPIVCLVGYTNAGKSSVMNAILNRYMPASNKQVLAKDMLFATLETSVRSIELPDNKSFLLTDTVGFVSKLPHYLVKAFRSTLEEVTEADLLIQVVDYSNPEYERLIEVTNTTLKELGADHIPMIYAYNKADLTGERYPKVEGEEVYLSVKEEAGLDELIELVKDRIFQDYMQCEVTIPFAEGRLVAYFNANANVQETSYEPEGTRLTMECKKADYEKYKHLFAETAEIES; via the coding sequence ATGGAACAACCGAACAATAAAGCCGTTATCGTCGGCGTTAATCTGCAGGATCGGCCTGATTTTGCTTACTCGATGGAGGAGCTGCGCAATCTTGCGGATGCATGCGGCATTGAGGTATCCGGCGAGCTGAGCCAGAAGGCTGCCAAGATCAATAGCTCTCATTATCTGGGTACCGGAAAAATCGGGGAATTGTCCGCACTTGTGGAAGGGGTCGATGCATCGACCGTTATTTTCAACGACGAGCTGTCCCCTTCGCAAATCCGCAATTTGGAGAGCGCGCTGCAGAAGAAGGTTATTGATCGCACGATTCTGATCCTCGATATATTTGCCGAGCGGGCTCGAACGCGTGAAGCTCAGCTGCAAGTGGAAATCGCGCAGCTGCAATATATGCTCCCGCGTCTCGTCGGCTTGCGTGAATCGCTCGGCCGTCAAGGCGGCGGATCGGGCATGAAAAATAAAGGAACGGGCGAAACGAAGCTGGAGCTCGACCGCCGGCGCATCGAGGAGAGAATCTCCGCTCTGCAGACCGAGCTGGAGAAGCTTGTTGGGCAGCGTCAGGTTCAGCGCAGACAGCGGCAGAAAACCGGCGTGCCGATCGTCTGTCTTGTCGGGTATACCAATGCTGGCAAATCCAGCGTCATGAACGCGATTCTGAATCGCTACATGCCTGCTTCCAACAAACAGGTGTTGGCTAAGGATATGCTTTTCGCCACGCTGGAGACGTCGGTTCGCAGCATTGAGCTGCCGGATAACAAGTCGTTTCTGCTTACCGATACGGTCGGCTTCGTCAGCAAGCTGCCGCATTATCTGGTCAAAGCGTTCCGTTCCACTCTGGAAGAAGTCACCGAAGCCGATCTATTGATTCAGGTCGTCGACTACTCCAATCCGGAGTACGAACGGCTCATTGAAGTGACGAATACGACGCTGAAGGAGCTGGGCGCCGATCATATTCCGATGATTTATGCCTACAATAAGGCCGATCTGACTGGCGAGCGGTATCCGAAGGTAGAAGGAGAAGAGGTGTATCTCTCCGTCAAGGAAGAAGCGGGGCTCGACGAGCTGATTGAGCTGGTGAAGGATCGGATCTTCCAGGATTATATGCAATGCGAGGTAACCATTCCGTTCGCGGAAGGCCGTTTGGTCGCTTACTTCAACGCCAATGCGAATGTCCAAGAGACCAGCTATGAGCCGGAAGGAACCCGGCTAACGATGGAATGCAAGAAAGCGGACTATGAGAAATACAAGCATTTGTTTGCAGAGACGGCGGAGATTGAATCCTAA
- a CDS encoding carbohydrate binding domain-containing protein — translation MRRRSWVSGLLILSLMLGLFGFAPSKPIAAAAPSAPSAGQSNEPVDLGAPVQTAQAIDVEFGIEEGVNVAYTTVTGSASAGDYATFSVLDLDNEVRLRTYKLEGASNAWSHTKTPDGRVFIGGSNKMFVYSPVTKQVTDLGVPIAGSSSIWSLTSDEQGNVYGGIYSESVKGRILRIDAQTLEITDLLNGPVDAQEAYIRSIVYHDGYLYAGTGSSNGRVWKISTTEPQQDQTRLELPGTPSDDIYAGKYNAMGFVYALNIHEHYLFAFYNGPSIMQVYDLDTGRWIDASFSNIRGVEAATGYKDGKVYTSKKDKMMWEIDLAAMTEKPVMPFDGNIRHSEWLQLPNQPDFPRGAMASISFNAKVTLSDPGLQLQRSMKLLVDGQGINLQALETGPDGKLYMSTYLNSEGAQYDPATGKFTIFPLGQAEGIGHVGDKVYFGLYPKADIAVYDTTAPLSTTKEPASLFHIGEEQDRPFIVTEGDGKLLLGTIPGYSQTGGALTIYDPAATEASGQPQFEVFRHIVQDQSITGLLYHNGLIFGSTSISGGLGEAPAGARAKLFVWDMAAKKKLYEWEPTIEGISSLQMISGLTLGPDGLIWAAANGVVFAFNPETREVVKSRNIHPDVTLYGKWRPVHQRFSSDGLLYSDAAGKLVVIDPETMGCTLIRDKASLFTLDRNDNLYVADATRLLRYAPFAKPEAPGGEPEGPSKRYLDIKNDGFEDVNEDGSIPGWTITSFLEGYASVSVTDEKSAAGGKSVKLVDSSDKSAVELKSDPVRVKPGRQYTVSFNMYLDGSFPNPDSDKPFSMSRASVGVRYYDADGKELKVTASENNHVAGPQKSWIPVEMNVMVPANAVEMRLIVFCSPLWVATVYYDEVSAYTIIDPSEVPVVSAEAATTDIKEGADATLSVKATEQADIIVMEGDKVVAQGIGAGDTPVTLTIPAPGAGAHNYTVTADVPLVASSEPAALPTIHVHRLSKLELSEDSIHMQVGDVYQVKAIAVYGPVTEDVSSEAILQVKPAKTVNVEGSTVTALKQGNAKVTVAYGGKTEELRVKVTQKGHK, via the coding sequence TTGCGAAGACGTTCATGGGTATCAGGCTTGTTGATTTTGTCATTGATGCTAGGCCTGTTTGGCTTTGCGCCATCTAAGCCGATAGCGGCAGCGGCGCCATCCGCCCCCTCGGCCGGACAATCGAATGAACCGGTGGATCTGGGCGCGCCGGTTCAAACCGCGCAAGCGATCGATGTTGAATTCGGAATTGAGGAAGGGGTTAACGTGGCGTACACAACCGTAACGGGCAGCGCCTCGGCAGGCGACTATGCCACCTTCAGCGTGCTGGATCTCGACAACGAAGTGCGCCTGCGCACTTACAAGCTGGAAGGCGCTTCGAACGCCTGGAGTCATACCAAGACACCGGATGGCCGGGTGTTTATCGGCGGCTCCAATAAGATGTTCGTGTATTCGCCCGTAACGAAGCAAGTTACCGACCTCGGGGTGCCGATTGCGGGATCAAGCTCCATCTGGTCGCTGACCTCCGATGAGCAGGGCAACGTTTACGGCGGCATTTACTCCGAAAGCGTGAAAGGCCGTATATTGCGCATCGACGCGCAAACGTTGGAAATCACCGATCTGCTTAACGGACCGGTCGACGCCCAGGAGGCCTATATCCGCAGCATCGTCTACCATGACGGCTACCTATATGCGGGCACTGGCTCCAGCAACGGCCGCGTATGGAAGATCAGCACGACAGAGCCTCAGCAGGACCAAACAAGACTCGAGCTTCCGGGCACGCCTTCGGATGATATCTACGCGGGCAAATATAACGCCATGGGGTTCGTCTATGCACTGAATATTCATGAGCATTATTTGTTCGCCTTCTACAACGGTCCGTCCATCATGCAGGTCTACGATCTGGATACCGGCCGCTGGATCGACGCCAGCTTCAGCAATATCCGCGGGGTTGAGGCTGCTACCGGCTATAAGGACGGCAAAGTCTATACAAGCAAGAAAGACAAGATGATGTGGGAAATCGATTTGGCTGCGATGACCGAGAAGCCGGTCATGCCGTTTGACGGCAACATCCGGCATAGCGAATGGCTCCAATTGCCGAACCAGCCGGATTTCCCGAGAGGCGCGATGGCCTCCATCTCGTTCAACGCCAAGGTGACGCTGTCCGATCCCGGGCTTCAGCTGCAGCGGTCGATGAAGCTGCTCGTGGACGGCCAGGGCATCAATCTTCAAGCGCTCGAAACCGGGCCCGACGGCAAGCTGTACATGAGTACGTATTTGAACTCGGAAGGCGCTCAGTACGATCCCGCCACGGGCAAATTCACCATATTCCCTCTAGGCCAAGCGGAAGGCATCGGTCATGTGGGCGACAAGGTATACTTCGGTTTGTATCCGAAGGCCGATATAGCCGTATACGATACGACTGCGCCGCTGTCCACGACGAAGGAGCCCGCGTCCTTGTTCCATATCGGCGAAGAACAGGACCGACCGTTCATCGTGACGGAAGGCGACGGCAAGCTGCTGCTCGGGACGATTCCCGGTTATTCGCAGACGGGCGGCGCGCTGACGATCTATGATCCCGCCGCAACGGAGGCGAGCGGCCAGCCGCAGTTCGAGGTGTTCCGCCACATTGTGCAGGATCAAAGCATTACCGGCCTGCTGTACCATAACGGCCTGATCTTCGGCTCGACGTCGATCTCCGGCGGCCTCGGAGAAGCGCCTGCCGGCGCCCGCGCCAAACTGTTCGTATGGGACATGGCGGCGAAGAAGAAGCTGTACGAGTGGGAGCCGACCATTGAGGGAATATCGAGCCTGCAGATGATCAGCGGCTTGACGCTCGGTCCGGACGGTCTGATCTGGGCGGCTGCCAATGGCGTGGTGTTCGCCTTTAATCCGGAGACGCGCGAGGTTGTAAAGTCGAGAAATATTCATCCTGATGTGACGTTATACGGCAAATGGCGTCCGGTTCATCAGCGCTTCAGCAGTGATGGGCTGCTATACTCCGATGCGGCAGGCAAGCTGGTCGTCATCGATCCGGAGACGATGGGCTGCACGCTAATCCGCGACAAGGCGAGCCTGTTCACCTTGGATCGCAACGACAATCTCTATGTGGCCGATGCAACCAGGCTGCTGCGGTATGCGCCTTTCGCAAAGCCGGAGGCTCCTGGCGGAGAACCGGAGGGTCCAAGCAAACGATACCTGGACATTAAGAATGACGGATTCGAGGATGTCAATGAAGACGGGTCGATTCCCGGCTGGACGATTACAAGCTTCCTGGAAGGCTATGCATCCGTGTCCGTAACGGATGAGAAGAGCGCTGCGGGCGGCAAAAGCGTGAAGCTCGTGGATTCAAGCGATAAATCGGCCGTCGAGCTGAAGTCCGATCCGGTGCGGGTGAAGCCGGGAAGACAATATACCGTCAGCTTTAATATGTACCTGGACGGATCCTTTCCGAATCCGGATTCGGATAAGCCGTTCAGCATGAGCCGCGCCTCCGTAGGCGTCCGCTATTATGATGCTGACGGCAAGGAGCTGAAGGTGACCGCGAGCGAGAACAACCATGTTGCCGGACCGCAGAAGAGCTGGATTCCGGTCGAAATGAATGTGATGGTTCCCGCGAATGCCGTTGAGATGCGGCTGATCGTCTTCTGCTCGCCATTGTGGGTAGCAACCGTATATTACGATGAAGTATCGGCCTATACGATTATCGATCCTTCCGAGGTGCCTGTCGTAAGCGCGGAAGCTGCAACCACGGACATTAAGGAAGGCGCTGATGCGACGCTGTCCGTGAAAGCGACGGAGCAAGCGGACATCATTGTGATGGAGGGAGACAAGGTCGTCGCGCAAGGAATCGGCGCCGGCGACACGCCGGTTACGCTGACCATTCCCGCACCTGGCGCCGGCGCGCACAATTACACCGTAACCGCCGATGTGCCGCTTGTCGCTTCGAGCGAACCGGCGGCATTGCCGACGATTCACGTACACCGCTTATCCAAGCTGGAGCTGAGCGAGGATTCGATTCACATGCAGGTCGGCGACGTCTATCAAGTCAAAGCCATTGCGGTTTACGGCCCCGTGACGGAAGACGTCTCGTCCGAGGCGATTCTCCAAGTCAAACCGGCCAAGACCGTGAACGTCGAAGGCAGCACAGTGACGGCTTTGAAGCAAGGAAACGCGAAGGTTACAGTCGCCTATGGCGGGAAGACCGAGGAATTGCGCGTAAAAGTGACTCAGAAAGGACATAAGTAA
- a CDS encoding SGNH/GDSL hydrolase family protein, with the protein MKPFNRLHERLGEKSGDARARAVTYVAMGDSVTQGCMQAGVVEYENVYHQILRRAMERRYPETVVNVINSGVSGDGAEASRHRWERDVLMYKPDLVTICFGHNDAHGGRDGIGPFARALADLVDRVTAETEAEVLLMTPCMMMTKNNVRVADIHKPLVPAFIRLAEEGMLALYAGAIRDLARERHIPLLDVYALWERMEQDGLDIHDYLSNGINHPTSDFHVRWGHELEEKLLGSFG; encoded by the coding sequence ATGAAACCATTTAACCGGCTGCATGAACGGCTGGGGGAGAAGTCCGGCGACGCAAGAGCGCGTGCCGTAACCTACGTCGCCATGGGCGACAGCGTTACGCAGGGCTGCATGCAGGCAGGCGTTGTAGAGTACGAGAATGTCTACCATCAAATACTGCGGAGGGCGATGGAACGGAGATATCCCGAGACGGTCGTTAATGTCATTAACTCCGGCGTCTCGGGAGACGGTGCGGAAGCTTCCCGGCATCGCTGGGAACGCGACGTGCTGATGTACAAACCCGATCTGGTGACGATTTGCTTCGGCCATAACGATGCTCATGGCGGCCGCGATGGCATTGGGCCGTTCGCCCGGGCTCTTGCCGATCTGGTCGACAGGGTTACGGCAGAGACGGAAGCCGAGGTGCTGCTGATGACGCCTTGCATGATGATGACGAAGAATAACGTACGCGTGGCGGACATTCATAAGCCGCTTGTGCCGGCCTTCATCCGGTTGGCCGAAGAAGGAATGCTGGCTCTCTATGCCGGGGCGATCCGGGATCTCGCGCGCGAACGCCATATTCCGCTGCTGGATGTGTATGCGCTGTGGGAGAGAATGGAGCAGGACGGTCTGGATATCCACGATTATCTGTCTAATGGCATTAATCATCCGACTTCCGATTTTCATGTCCGATGGGGCCATGAACTGGAGGAGAAGCTGCTGGGTTCGTTCGGCTAA
- a CDS encoding MFS transporter, which produces MSSGVISSDSISFRYRLVTLLLVVVVAGMSQGLLLPLLSIMLEDAGVSPDMNGMNSAAMYIGIFCTMFFIERPVVRFGYKKVILAGIALVTLASILFPFTHSLAVWFVLRLLVGVGDSALHFATQLWIVSSSPAHARGKYISLYGMSYGVGFSIGPLGINLLPLGRAVPFLVPSLFFITVLLLVLRMKNELPERAAKGAAKENRFVTTYRAAWFVLIPGLLYGLMEASMNSSFPLYGLRIELSQHWISLLLLAFGIGGLILQLPLGIWSDRIGRKPVLIGCGVIGSLAFFAIPAAGSSVALLFVLFAIAGGVVGSFFSLGLAYAADILPKSILPAANVIASIHFSIGSILGPTLGGLGMRYVSDNSIFLFLSAGFLAFALLGFGFHPKGKAGARESA; this is translated from the coding sequence TTGTCATCAGGTGTTATTTCTTCGGATTCCATTTCCTTCCGTTATCGATTAGTTACATTACTTCTGGTCGTCGTCGTCGCAGGCATGAGCCAAGGGCTGCTGCTGCCGCTGCTGTCGATCATGCTCGAAGACGCCGGCGTCTCCCCGGATATGAACGGTATGAACTCGGCGGCTATGTATATCGGGATTTTCTGTACGATGTTCTTTATCGAGAGGCCGGTAGTACGATTTGGCTACAAGAAAGTTATATTGGCAGGCATCGCGCTGGTCACGCTTGCCAGTATCCTCTTCCCGTTCACCCATTCGCTGGCTGTCTGGTTCGTCCTGAGGCTGCTGGTCGGCGTAGGCGACAGCGCGCTTCATTTTGCCACCCAGCTATGGATCGTCAGCTCCAGTCCTGCGCATGCGCGGGGAAAATATATTTCTTTATACGGCATGTCATACGGAGTCGGCTTTAGCATTGGGCCGCTTGGCATCAACCTGCTTCCGCTTGGCAGGGCGGTTCCGTTCCTTGTGCCTAGTTTGTTCTTCATCACCGTGCTGCTGCTTGTGCTGCGGATGAAGAACGAGCTGCCCGAACGGGCAGCGAAGGGGGCTGCGAAGGAAAACCGCTTCGTGACCACCTATCGAGCCGCATGGTTCGTGCTCATTCCGGGTCTTCTGTACGGATTGATGGAAGCATCCATGAACAGCAGCTTTCCGCTGTATGGCTTGCGCATCGAGCTCAGCCAGCATTGGATCTCTCTGTTGTTATTGGCCTTCGGCATAGGGGGGCTGATCTTGCAGCTGCCGCTAGGCATATGGAGCGACCGGATCGGGCGAAAGCCGGTATTGATCGGCTGCGGAGTCATAGGCTCGCTTGCTTTCTTCGCGATACCCGCCGCTGGAAGCAGCGTAGCGCTGTTGTTCGTGCTCTTCGCCATCGCAGGCGGAGTCGTCGGATCATTCTTTTCTTTGGGGCTTGCCTATGCGGCGGATATTTTGCCCAAGTCGATCCTGCCGGCGGCGAATGTCATTGCCTCCATCCATTTCAGCATCGGAAGCATCCTGGGGCCGACACTCGGCGGCTTGGGGATGCGCTACGTCTCCGACAACAGTATCTTCCTGTTCTTGAGCGCGGGGTTCCTCGCGTTCGCGCTGCTCGGCTTCGGGTTTCACCCGAAGGGCAAGGCGGGGGCGAGGGAATCGGCCTGA
- a CDS encoding serine/threonine protein kinase, translating into MGLFEYLKGVYEAWIDYPKREGIFITNKYRIQRFLGIGSYGLTYLCLDADSGQEVVLKQAKPSKGAVGRDLLYREIDVLGRLRHPSIQRCLASFEYKDQLYMVTEHLKGQTVEDLIFERGVVFSEKEALCFVRRLMEILSYVHEQGFVHLDIRIPNVILDGDQIHLIDFGLARRLGEPIRTELGSKVETTRNRTVEAPDDLYAVGHFFLFMLYSGYDSCTFEDESNSGWEDELNVSPMTKQMLRKLLQIDPPYLGIQQFMRDLDDWLNR; encoded by the coding sequence ATGGGTCTCTTCGAGTATTTGAAAGGGGTATACGAAGCTTGGATCGACTATCCCAAAAGAGAGGGCATCTTCATCACGAACAAATACCGAATACAACGCTTCCTTGGCATTGGCAGCTACGGGTTGACCTATTTATGCCTGGATGCGGATTCCGGCCAAGAGGTCGTTCTGAAGCAAGCCAAGCCAAGCAAGGGGGCGGTCGGTCGAGATTTGTTGTACCGGGAGATTGATGTTCTGGGGCGGCTGCGGCATCCTTCGATTCAGAGATGCTTGGCGTCGTTCGAATATAAAGACCAGTTGTATATGGTAACCGAGCACTTGAAAGGACAGACGGTGGAAGATTTGATTTTCGAGCGAGGAGTAGTGTTTTCTGAAAAAGAGGCGCTTTGTTTCGTTCGCAGATTGATGGAGATTTTAAGTTATGTCCATGAACAAGGATTCGTTCATCTCGATATCCGGATACCGAACGTCATCTTGGATGGAGATCAGATCCACCTCATTGATTTCGGCTTGGCCCGTCGCTTGGGGGAACCGATTCGCACGGAACTCGGATCGAAAGTTGAGACCACGCGAAATAGAACCGTAGAAGCTCCGGACGATCTATATGCTGTTGGCCATTTTTTTCTTTTCATGCTGTATTCCGGTTATGATTCGTGCACGTTTGAAGATGAATCAAATTCAGGGTGGGAGGACGAGCTGAATGTATCGCCGATGACCAAGCAAATGCTTCGCAAGCTTCTCCAGATCGATCCCCCTTATCTGGGTATACAACAATTTATGCGGGATTTGGACGATTGGTTGAATCGATGA